From the genome of Nitrospinaceae bacterium:
ATCCGTTCGATTTGAATGTGGAAAAAGAATTCAAGTCTGAAAAGCACGTAGAGAAAATTCTGGGCCAGTTTGCCGAAGGTGACGTAACAGTGGCTTGCTGGGAGCCAGGGCAGATTAGCCCTTATCATGCCCACCTTGAGGCGACGGAAATTTACTTTTGCTATCAAGGCGGAGGCGTGATGACCACGGACGATGGGAAGATCGACATTGTCCCAGGCTCGTTTGTCGTCCATCCGCAGGGAGAATTCCACGAGTACGAAAATGGTCCGGAGCGCACGCTGCTATTTCGGGTGCGCTATGGGGGAATGAAAAACTCTACGCGCAGGCACTGGCGGGGCCACGAAGATTAGCAGCTGTTTTCCAGTTGAGGCTGATTCCGCATGTCACTTCGTGAAGTAAAGGACAAGCTTATCGCCCGCCTGCTGACGCGGTATCCGGCACTTGTGCGCCGATGGGCAGGCGGGCGCGAGTTTGTCTCTAGGGCTGGGGAGGAGAATCCTTGGACCCCGCTTACTAAACCACTAGACGAATGTCGGGTGGCGTTGGTGACGACCGGGGGTTTGCACCTCAAGAGCCAGCTACCTTTCGACATGAAGAACCCGGACGGAGACCCAACTTTCCGTGAGATACCTAGCAGTGTCCCTCGCGGGGAGATAACAATTACCCACAACTACTACGATCACCGGAGCGCGGATAGGGACATTAATGTAGTGTTCCCACTCGATCGCCTTGCCGATCTCGCCGCCGAGGGGCTAATTGCCGGGGTTGTGCCGTTTCATTTGAGTTTTATGGGCCACATCGATGGGCCGCTTATTGAGAAGCTTATCGATGAAGAGGCGCCCGAGGCTGCGAGGCGACTAATGGAGGCAGGGGCGGATTGTGTGCTGCTAACTCCGGCTTGAGGATTCTGTAATCGCTCGGTCGGGCTGATTCAGAAAGTTATTGAGGCGGCGGGGCTTCCTACGGTATCGATTAGCATTGTCAGGGAGATCACAGTTCAGGTGAAACCACCGCGAGCGATGTTTCTTCCCTGGCCGCTTGGCCATCCACTGGGCGAGCCGGAGAACCATGCCCAGCAGCGTTGGGCACTCAGGAGCGCCCTGGGACTGTTGGAGACGCTTAGTACGCCTGGCACACTGATTGAGCCTGCCTATGAATGGGGCGCGAGCCCCCCGGGGGAGCTATAGGCGTTTCTAATAATTCTGGCTTGGGGCGTGAAACAGGTGTGCATGGTCGAATAGTAATTTTAATCAACAATAAAACAATTGGTTACGTATTTTTATCGAATTGATGTTTTGCTGAGTAGTGAAAAGACATATTCTTTGTCTGAGAGTGAATTCAAAGCGTCGAAATTGGTTGTATTCCATATAATAGGTTGTATATCAATTGGTTATATGGCTTAGTAATTTGTTTTGACTGCCGCCGTAGATCGCATGTCAGGGATTATTCATCTCGACATACTCCACTACATATGCTCCAATTAATGCCGTTCGGTCGGGAGAGAGGCCGAGAATATTGAGGGTTTTTCTTTGAGTAATATTTCCGCGAAGACAGTTGTTTCATCTGATCCAATCACCCGGCTAGCCCAGGAAATAGAAGAATTTGCCGGCGAGGGTCTAAACGATAGGAAGTTTATCCAGGCCGCCGAACCGGCTTTGCGAAGGCTTTTGGACGAGAAGGACTTTTTGCCCGATGAGGCGAAACGAACCTCAGACAAAAGCTATGCACGCCATCTTCTGCATGTTGACCCAAAGAACCGGTTTTGCATCGCGGCTATGGTCTGGGCGCCTGGTCAGGGAACGCCTATCCATGATCATGACGGCTCCTGGGGCATGATAGGTATGGTCCGAGGCAAACTTGAAGTGGTGAATTTTTTTGCTGACGAGGCTGAAATAACCACAGGTGAAATGGACCTAAGAAGCGAGGCACCCCATGTGTCCAGTGCCGGGTCCGAGGAGTGCGTCTGTGGTTGTGCCGATATTCACAGGGTAAATAATCGTTTTGATGAAAAGGCTATATC
Proteins encoded in this window:
- a CDS encoding cupin domain-containing protein — translated: MHPFDLNVEKEFKSEKHVEKILGQFAEGDVTVACWEPGQISPYHAHLEATEIYFCYQGGGVMTTDDGKIDIVPGSFVVHPQGEFHEYENGPERTLLFRVRYGGMKNSTRRHWRGHED
- a CDS encoding cysteine dioxygenase family protein, which translates into the protein MSNISAKTVVSSDPITRLAQEIEEFAGEGLNDRKFIQAAEPALRRLLDEKDFLPDEAKRTSDKSYARHLLHVDPKNRFCIAAMVWAPGQGTPIHDHDGSWGMIGMVRGKLEVVNFFADEAEITTGEMDLRSEAPHVSSAGSEECVCGCADIHRVNNRFDEKAISVHIYARELEKCHVFEPLAGAKNRFIASEKKLAYTSDSSS